The Gemmatimonadaceae bacterium DNA segment GCACTGCCGATTGTCCAACCCGAGTTGTGGGTGCCGATCATGCAGGTGGCGCAAATCAAACCCGGCAATGGCAGTGATCTGGAGAATCGGGGCAACAACTACAACACCGTGATTGCGCGACTCGCCCCGGGCATTTCGGTGGAGCAGGCGCGAGCCCGGCTCACGGCCGTGGACGCCGAATTGCTGAAGGAGTTCCCCAACGACTACGAGGGATCAGGCACCAACCTGGTGCGTCAAGACGACGCGGGCATCCATCCCATGTTTCGCGGCGCGCAATTTGGACTCTCAGCGGTCGTGATGGTGGTGGTCGCCATTCTGCTCATCATCGCCTGCGTCAATGTGGCCAACCTGTTCCTCGCGCGCGCCCGCGATCGCGCGCGCGAGATGGCCATCCGGCTGGCATTGGGCGCCCGTCGCGCGGCACTGGTCCGACAACTCCTGATTGAGAGTCTGCTCTTCTCGTTGGTGTCCGGCGTGGCGGGTCTGCTGGTGGCGGTGTGGGCCATCCGCATTGCCAACAGCGTGTCAGTTCCCATGAGCATCACCATGAAGCCGGACATCACCTTGAGTCCGATGGTGCTGGGATTTGCCTTCGGCGTGACCGTCCTCACCGGCATGCTGTTCGGCATTGCGCCAGCGCTGCAATCCACCAGTCCGGCACTCATACCCGCGCTCAAGGGCGAGGCGCCAGCGGGCGAGTCACGCTCCCGCACCAGCAAAGGCCTGGTCGTGGCACAGATGGCGCTGTCCATCGTGCTGCTGGTGTGTGCGGCGCTGTTCCTTGTGAACCTGCGTAGCGCCACCACGCTGGACAAAGGGTTTGACGGTGAAAACCTGCTCATCGCCGACGTCGATCCGGGTCTCCAGGGTTATGCCCGTCCACGCGCACGGGAGTTCTATCGCACCGTGCTGGAGCGGCTGCGCGCCAATCCCATGGTACGCGACGTCGCGATCATCAGCGATGTGCCGCTCGGCCCCAGCAACAGCGATCGCGGGGTGAGCATCCCGGGATACGTACCGGCCAAGAACGAAGGCATGTCCATCTCGTACACCAGCGCCAGTGCGGGCTACTTCAAGACCATGGGAATCGGGCTGCGCGCGGGAAGAGAATTTGTCGAACAGGACGACAGCACGGCCGCCCAGGTCATTGTGGTGAACCAACGCTTTGCGGATCGGTTTTGGCCCGGGCAATCGGCCATTGGCAAAACCGTGCGCACCGGTGAGCGCGACTACAGCATTGTCGGGGTGGTGCCCACCGGTAAATACCAGCGCCTTGGTGAAGATCCCACGGCGTACATGTACTTCGCGCAGAACCAGCGTTTTCAAACCACCATGTCGTTTGTGATTCGCACCAAGGGCGATCCCATGGCCCTCGCGCCGACGCTGCGACGCGAGATTGCCGCGCTCGATCCCAACTTGCCGGTCAGCAGCATTCGCACCATGGACAAGCATCTGGGCTGGGCGCTGATGCCGGCGCGCGTGGCGGGAACGGCCCTTGGGGTGTTCGGCCTGCTTGGTCTTTTGCTGGCATCCGTGGGCATGTACGGGGTGATGGCGTACTCGGTGGCGCAACGCACCCGCGAAATCGGGATTCGCATGGCCATCGGCGCCACGGCGTCGCACGTGATCACGCTCATCATGCGACAGGGACTGACCTTGGTGCTGGTGGGCACCGCGATCGGGCTGGCCGGTGCCATCGCCGCGTCGCGTCTGCTGGCCAGCGTGTTGTACGGAAGCGACGCAATCAATCCAGCCACGTTCGTAGCGGTGCCGCTGGTGCTCATCGCGGTCGCTGCAGTCGCGACATTTGTGCCAGCTCGTCGAGCGGCGTTGGTGGATCCGGCCATTACGTTGCGGGCCGAGTAGCGGCCTCGGGGGGATTGCCGGAGCGGCGACAATCTCGTATGCTGGCCACGCCGTGTGCAGACGGTCGCGGCCCCTCCCCCCTCCCGAGGAGATACGTTCATGTTCCATTCTTGGCGCCCGGTGTTGGCGCTGGTCGGTTTGCTGGCGGGTGCGCAGGTCGCGCCGCTGGCACGTGCCACAGCCCAGCAAGGTT contains these protein-coding regions:
- a CDS encoding ABC transporter permease: MTESSTAPLLSVTALRQDVRFAGRMLAKSPLFTTIVVLTLAIGIGLNTAVFAAVDALMLRPLPGVRNSNELMQLYRTAPGNARFNSSSIPHFFDLRNRTKGVFSGVAAWSFQPVNITADGPPRTVMAEMVSANFFSVLGVNALRGRFFTPDEDVGAGAHPVAVLSYGAWKSLFASDPNVVGRTIPVNSQSMTIIGVAPEGFNGALPIVQPELWVPIMQVAQIKPGNGSDLENRGNNYNTVIARLAPGISVEQARARLTAVDAELLKEFPNDYEGSGTNLVRQDDAGIHPMFRGAQFGLSAVVMVVVAILLIIACVNVANLFLARARDRAREMAIRLALGARRAALVRQLLIESLLFSLVSGVAGLLVAVWAIRIANSVSVPMSITMKPDITLSPMVLGFAFGVTVLTGMLFGIAPALQSTSPALIPALKGEAPAGESRSRTSKGLVVAQMALSIVLLVCAALFLVNLRSATTLDKGFDGENLLIADVDPGLQGYARPRAREFYRTVLERLRANPMVRDVAIISDVPLGPSNSDRGVSIPGYVPAKNEGMSISYTSASAGYFKTMGIGLRAGREFVEQDDSTAAQVIVVNQRFADRFWPGQSAIGKTVRTGERDYSIVGVVPTGKYQRLGEDPTAYMYFAQNQRFQTTMSFVIRTKGDPMALAPTLRREIAALDPNLPVSSIRTMDKHLGWALMPARVAGTALGVFGLLGLLLASVGMYGVMAYSVAQRTREIGIRMAIGATASHVITLIMRQGLTLVLVGTAIGLAGAIAASRLLASVLYGSDAINPATFVAVPLVLIAVAAVATFVPARRAALVDPAITLRAE